One region of Ornithinibacter aureus genomic DNA includes:
- a CDS encoding CaiB/BaiF CoA transferase family protein — MSGPLDDVVVIDLTRALAGPHCGMMLGDMGARVIKVENPGTGDESRGWGPPFVGPDDDPVSTYFLSCNRNKESVTLDLKTDDGRETLARLVTHADVLLENFRPGVLDRLGFTVEHLHELNPGLVLLSISGFGHDGPQGGRAGYDQIAQGEGGLMSLTGADPEHPQRVGVPIGDLLAGMYGAYGVVAALHERNRTGKGRVVRTSLLASIVGVHAFQGTRYTVAGEVGQAGGNHHPSICPYGLFTCADGMIQLACGSEGLWVKLAEGFGLDPFAPGFATNRERVGNRDLVIETLNAAFADLPHATLMARLAELGIPAGEVRTLDRVYDWDQTRSQGLVIDVDHPVLGEIEIPGPPIRLDDNAFAGGRSEHLPPPLLGEHNDSVRAWLDERDALAAPTTSPDAAGSR, encoded by the coding sequence ATGAGCGGACCCCTCGACGACGTCGTCGTCATCGATCTCACGCGCGCCCTGGCCGGACCCCACTGCGGGATGATGCTCGGCGACATGGGGGCCCGCGTCATCAAGGTCGAGAACCCCGGCACCGGCGACGAGTCGCGCGGCTGGGGCCCACCCTTCGTCGGGCCGGACGACGACCCCGTCTCCACGTACTTCCTGTCGTGCAACCGCAACAAGGAGTCGGTCACCCTCGACCTGAAGACCGACGACGGCCGTGAGACCCTCGCCCGGCTCGTCACCCACGCCGACGTGCTCCTCGAGAACTTCCGCCCCGGCGTGCTCGACCGGCTCGGGTTCACCGTCGAGCACCTCCACGAGCTCAACCCCGGCCTCGTGCTGCTGTCGATCAGCGGCTTCGGCCACGACGGCCCGCAGGGTGGCCGGGCCGGCTACGACCAGATCGCGCAGGGCGAGGGCGGGCTGATGTCCCTCACCGGCGCCGACCCCGAGCACCCCCAGCGGGTCGGGGTGCCGATCGGCGACCTCCTCGCCGGCATGTACGGCGCCTACGGGGTCGTCGCCGCACTCCACGAGCGCAACCGCACCGGCAAGGGTCGCGTGGTGCGCACCTCGTTGCTCGCGTCGATCGTCGGGGTCCACGCGTTCCAGGGCACCCGCTACACCGTGGCCGGCGAGGTCGGGCAGGCCGGGGGCAACCACCATCCGTCGATCTGCCCCTACGGCCTGTTCACCTGCGCCGACGGCATGATCCAGCTCGCGTGCGGCAGCGAGGGCCTGTGGGTCAAGCTCGCCGAGGGGTTCGGCCTCGACCCCTTCGCCCCCGGCTTCGCCACCAACCGCGAGCGCGTCGGCAACCGCGACCTCGTCATCGAGACCCTCAACGCGGCGTTCGCCGACCTCCCCCACGCCACCCTCATGGCGCGGCTGGCCGAGCTCGGCATCCCCGCCGGCGAGGTGCGCACGCTCGACCGCGTCTACGACTGGGACCAGACGCGCAGCCAGGGCCTCGTCATCGACGTCGACCACCCCGTCCTCGGGGAGATCGAGATCCCCGGCCCGCCGATCCGTCTGGACGACAACGCCTTTGCCGGTGGGCGCAGCGAGCACCTGCCCCCACCCCTGCTCGGCGAGCACAACGACAGCGTGCGGGCGTGGCTCGACGAGCGCGACGCCCTCGCAGCACCCACGACCAGCCCGGATGCCGCGGGCTCGCGGTGA
- a CDS encoding acetyl-coenzyme A carboxylase carboxyl transferase subunits beta/alpha yields MSERPRRPGAHELLAEVLDEGSFLSWDVAPLEVAPPGSTYAAELAAAAERAGTDESIITGEGRIHGHRVAVVVGEFTFLAGSIGRAAAERVTLAFERATRERVPLFAAPASGGTRMQEGTPAFVTMVKISGAVAAFKAAQLPYITYLRHPTTGGVLASWGSLGHVTVAEPGATIGFLGARVYEALYGEPFPADVQTAENLYEHGLLDAVLPVEALPPIAGRFLDLVLAPHATERVPAVPREPLPDLPAWESVTRSRDPERPGVRALLKLGATDVLPLFGTGAGEWDRSLFLALARFGGMPCVVLGQDRRAERAEAPLGPSGLRVARRGMKLATELGLPLVSVIDTAGAALSKEAEEGGMAGEIARCLAELVVLPVPTVCVLLGQGTGGGALALMPADRVVCAQHSWLSPLPPEGASAILHRTPDRAPELATQQRVRSLDLLEAGIVDRIVAEHPDAAQEPEAYCRRMAQAIRHELGDLVALPPHERLEARHTRWRAL; encoded by the coding sequence GTGAGCGAGCGACCGCGCCGCCCGGGCGCCCACGAGCTGCTGGCCGAGGTCCTCGACGAGGGCTCGTTCCTCTCGTGGGACGTGGCCCCGCTCGAGGTGGCCCCACCCGGCAGCACCTACGCCGCCGAGCTGGCTGCAGCCGCTGAGCGGGCCGGCACGGACGAGTCGATCATCACCGGCGAGGGGCGCATCCACGGACACCGGGTCGCCGTCGTCGTCGGCGAGTTCACCTTCCTCGCGGGCTCGATCGGGCGCGCGGCGGCCGAGCGGGTGACGCTGGCGTTCGAGCGGGCCACCCGCGAGCGGGTCCCGCTGTTCGCCGCCCCGGCATCCGGCGGTACCCGCATGCAGGAGGGCACCCCGGCCTTCGTGACGATGGTGAAGATCTCGGGCGCGGTCGCCGCGTTCAAGGCGGCCCAGCTGCCCTACATCACCTACCTGCGCCACCCCACGACCGGCGGGGTGCTCGCCTCGTGGGGGTCGCTCGGCCACGTCACCGTCGCCGAACCGGGCGCGACGATCGGCTTCCTCGGTGCCCGGGTCTACGAGGCCCTCTACGGTGAGCCGTTCCCGGCCGACGTGCAGACCGCCGAGAACCTCTACGAGCACGGGCTGCTCGACGCCGTGCTGCCCGTCGAGGCACTCCCGCCGATCGCGGGTCGGTTCCTCGACCTCGTGCTCGCACCGCACGCCACCGAGCGCGTTCCCGCGGTGCCGCGTGAGCCGCTGCCCGACCTGCCGGCGTGGGAGTCGGTCACCCGCTCGCGGGACCCCGAGCGCCCGGGGGTGCGTGCGCTGCTCAAGCTCGGCGCGACCGACGTGCTGCCGCTGTTCGGCACGGGGGCCGGCGAGTGGGACCGCAGCCTCTTCCTCGCGCTGGCGCGCTTCGGGGGGATGCCGTGTGTCGTCCTCGGGCAGGACCGTCGCGCCGAGCGGGCGGAGGCACCCCTTGGCCCCTCGGGTCTGCGGGTGGCCCGGCGTGGCATGAAGCTCGCGACCGAGCTCGGGCTGCCGCTCGTCAGCGTCATCGACACCGCCGGTGCCGCCCTGTCGAAGGAGGCCGAGGAGGGTGGCATGGCGGGCGAGATCGCCCGCTGCCTGGCCGAGCTCGTCGTGCTCCCGGTGCCGACGGTGTGCGTGCTGCTCGGGCAGGGAACCGGTGGTGGCGCGCTTGCACTGATGCCCGCCGACCGCGTCGTGTGCGCCCAGCACTCATGGCTCTCGCCGCTGCCCCCCGAGGGTGCGTCGGCGATCCTGCACCGCACGCCCGACCGCGCGCCGGAGCTCGCGACGCAGCAACGGGTGCGCTCACTCGACCTGCTCGAGGCCGGCATCGTCGACCGGATCGTCGCCGAGCACCCGGACGCCGCCCAGGAGCCCGAGGCCTACTGCCGACGGATGGCGCAGGCGATCCGGCACGAGCTCGGCGACCTCGTCGCCCTGCCGCCGCACGAACGGCTCGAGGCCCGCCACACGCGGTGGCGGGCGTTGTAG
- a CDS encoding sensor histidine kinase, producing MATDALRSLWVEPRPANPPETGAGDWALVAAFVGWALNEAVLRDGMAPVPLLLIATLAAVAPLPWRRSHPLPAVLVAFGTLIVVDLVRMATGTQGVLPSSVSATLVLTYALFRWGSGRDAVRGLLVILTWLAITFVADVTTLTDTITGYAFFFFAAALGAAVRYRARIRVRDIEEAKAREREQLARELHDVVAHHVSGIAIQAQAGRAIAASNPGRAVEALATIEDAATQTLTELRAIVGVLRDAQHTAFTPQPGMADIEQLATTGPVQPLVEVTLTGELQDLSPSVEAAIYRLAQESVTNARRHARHATRVCVRVAGEADRVLLTVDDDGSTGSPHRSPDGYGLVGMRERATLLGGTFAAGPTADRGWRVEANLPRAGVAR from the coding sequence GTGGCCACTGACGCACTGCGCTCGCTGTGGGTCGAACCTCGACCCGCGAACCCGCCGGAGACCGGTGCGGGCGACTGGGCCCTCGTCGCGGCCTTCGTCGGCTGGGCCCTCAACGAGGCAGTCCTTCGCGACGGCATGGCGCCCGTTCCCCTGCTCCTCATCGCGACGCTCGCAGCGGTCGCACCCCTTCCCTGGCGGCGGTCCCACCCGCTCCCCGCAGTCCTCGTGGCCTTCGGCACGCTGATCGTTGTCGACCTCGTCCGGATGGCCACGGGCACCCAGGGCGTCCTGCCGTCGAGCGTGTCGGCCACGTTGGTCCTCACCTATGCGTTGTTCCGGTGGGGGTCGGGTCGGGATGCCGTTCGCGGGCTGCTCGTGATCCTCACCTGGCTGGCCATCACCTTCGTCGCCGACGTGACCACCCTGACCGACACGATCACCGGGTACGCGTTCTTCTTCTTCGCGGCAGCGCTCGGCGCCGCCGTCCGCTACCGGGCCCGGATCCGCGTCCGCGACATCGAGGAGGCCAAGGCCCGCGAACGCGAGCAGCTCGCCCGCGAGCTGCACGACGTCGTCGCCCACCACGTGTCGGGCATCGCGATCCAGGCCCAGGCGGGTCGCGCCATCGCCGCCAGCAACCCCGGGCGGGCCGTCGAGGCCCTGGCCACCATCGAGGACGCCGCCACCCAGACCCTCACCGAGCTGCGCGCCATCGTCGGCGTCCTGCGCGACGCCCAGCACACCGCGTTCACTCCCCAGCCGGGCATGGCCGACATCGAACAGCTCGCCACCACGGGCCCCGTGCAGCCCCTCGTCGAGGTGACACTCACCGGCGAGCTCCAGGACCTCAGCCCGAGCGTCGAGGCAGCCATCTACCGCCTGGCCCAGGAGTCCGTCACCAACGCCAGGCGCCACGCCCGCCACGCCACCCGCGTCTGCGTGCGGGTTGCCGGCGAGGCAGACCGCGTGCTGCTGACCGTCGACGACGACGGCTCCACCGGCTCACCCCACCGCTCCCCCGACGGCTACGGGCTGGTCGGCATGCGCGAGCGCGCGACCCTGCTCGGCGGCACCTTCGCCGCCGGTCCCACCGCCGACCGCGGTTGGCGGGTCGAGGCGAACCTGCCCCGGGCGGGGGTGGCCCGATGA
- a CDS encoding response regulator, translating into MSIRVLVADDQPIVRSGLTMLLDAQPDIDVVGAAADGREAVRLARQLRPDVGLFDVRMPVMDGIEATRQLAGPDVEDPLPIIVITTFDLDEYVHGALKAGARGFLLKDAGPDLLTRAIHAAAEGDALIAPSVTVRLLATFATSRAEAARQPLEPLTAREEEVLVTVARGRTNDEIASELFITTSTVKAHLASLMRKLGARNRVEVAMWAHETGRV; encoded by the coding sequence ATGAGCATCAGGGTCCTCGTCGCCGACGACCAGCCCATCGTGCGGAGCGGGCTGACGATGCTGCTCGACGCCCAGCCCGACATCGACGTGGTCGGTGCGGCCGCCGACGGTCGCGAAGCCGTCCGACTGGCACGACAGTTACGGCCCGACGTCGGGCTGTTCGACGTCCGGATGCCGGTGATGGACGGCATCGAGGCCACCCGCCAGCTCGCCGGCCCCGACGTCGAGGACCCGCTGCCCATCATCGTCATCACCACCTTCGACCTCGACGAGTACGTCCACGGCGCCCTGAAGGCCGGCGCCCGCGGCTTCCTGCTGAAGGACGCCGGCCCCGACCTGCTGACCCGGGCGATCCACGCGGCCGCCGAGGGTGATGCGCTCATCGCACCGAGTGTCACCGTGCGGCTGCTCGCCACCTTCGCCACCTCGCGAGCGGAAGCGGCCCGACAGCCCCTGGAGCCGCTCACCGCGAGGGAGGAGGAGGTGCTCGTCACCGTCGCCAGGGGCCGGACCAACGACGAGATCGCGAGCGAGCTCTTCATCACCACGAGCACCGTCAAGGCCCACCTGGCCAGCCTCATGCGCAAGCTCGGCGCCCGGAACCGCGTCGAGGTCGCGATGTGGGCCCACGAGACCGGCCGCGTCTGA
- a CDS encoding DMT family transporter: MTSRRAADRTWLVALAASLWGLSALWRGPLAKEYPALAIVFWEHLVLVVLVSPWVVPAVRRVLAASTRTKVSVLVIGAGSSALATTLFTAAFRLGDPITPQVLQKLQPLIAIALAALVLGERLRRSYAAFALPAVIGAWLLAFADPLGVSVSSAQAALLAVGAAALWAAGTVLGRAASAELRFSDLTALRFTVGLVTLLAISGVTSTPLAIGVDAAPRILLLALFPGLLALVLYYRALGHTPASRATLAELAFPLTAAVVGIVAFDASLTGSQWVGFALVLASVVGLALHEQRSSRPSVAVPDDAREALTAAR, from the coding sequence ATGACTTCTCGCCGTGCTGCTGACCGCACCTGGCTCGTCGCGCTCGCGGCCTCGCTCTGGGGTCTGTCGGCCCTGTGGCGGGGCCCGCTCGCCAAGGAGTACCCGGCCCTGGCCATCGTCTTCTGGGAGCACCTCGTCCTCGTCGTGCTCGTCAGCCCGTGGGTCGTGCCGGCCGTGCGCCGGGTCCTCGCCGCCAGCACGCGCACCAAGGTGAGCGTGCTCGTCATCGGCGCGGGCTCCTCGGCCCTGGCCACGACGTTGTTCACCGCGGCGTTCCGGCTCGGCGACCCCATCACGCCGCAGGTGCTCCAGAAGCTCCAGCCCCTCATCGCCATCGCCCTCGCAGCCCTGGTGCTGGGGGAGCGGCTGCGCCGCAGCTACGCCGCCTTCGCCCTGCCGGCCGTCATCGGGGCCTGGCTGCTGGCGTTCGCCGACCCGCTGGGGGTCAGCGTGTCCAGTGCCCAGGCTGCGCTCCTCGCCGTCGGCGCCGCCGCGCTCTGGGCCGCCGGCACCGTGCTCGGCCGGGCCGCCAGTGCCGAGCTGCGCTTCTCCGACCTCACCGCGCTGCGCTTCACCGTCGGCCTGGTGACACTGCTCGCCATCAGCGGTGTCACGTCGACCCCGCTCGCCATTGGGGTCGACGCGGCGCCGCGGATCCTCCTGCTCGCCCTGTTCCCCGGCCTGCTGGCGCTGGTGCTCTACTACCGCGCGCTCGGACACACCCCGGCCTCGCGGGCGACCCTGGCCGAGCTGGCCTTCCCGCTCACTGCGGCCGTCGTCGGCATCGTGGCCTTCGACGCGAGCCTCACCGGCTCGCAGTGGGTCGGCTTCGCACTGGTGCTGGCCTCCGTCGTCGGGCTCGCGCTGCACGAGCAGCGCAGCAGCCGCCCGTCCGTCGCGGTGCCCGACGACGCCCGTGAGGCGCTCACCGCCGCCCGCTGA
- a CDS encoding ring-opening amidohydrolase: protein MPDAIEVRKVPLHTVSDASELGKLIDEGVFEASRVIAVIGKTEGNGGVNDYTRIIADRAFREILVEKGADPAAVKEIPIVWSGGTDGVISPHATIFATVPADKAEQTDEPRLTVGFAMSEHLLPEEIGYTSMVSKVADAVRVAMERAGITDPADVHYVQTKTPLLTIHTIRDAKARGKQVWTEHTHESMDLSNGCTALGIAVALGEIEMPTDADVMHNRELFSSVASCSSGVELDQAQVVVVGNARGVGGRYRIGHSVMNDALDQDGIWAAIKDAGLDLPERPHRSDIDGRLVNVFLKCEASLDGQVAGRRNAMLDDSDVHWHRQIKSCVGGVTASATGDPAVFVSVSAAHQGPEGGGPVAAIVDLGSGEPTGYRPPTR from the coding sequence GTGCCTGACGCCATCGAGGTCCGCAAGGTCCCGCTGCACACCGTGTCCGACGCCTCCGAGCTGGGCAAGCTCATCGACGAGGGCGTGTTCGAGGCCAGCCGCGTCATCGCGGTCATCGGCAAGACCGAGGGCAACGGCGGGGTCAACGACTACACCCGCATCATCGCCGACCGGGCCTTCCGCGAGATCCTCGTCGAGAAGGGCGCCGACCCGGCCGCCGTCAAGGAGATCCCGATCGTGTGGTCGGGTGGCACCGACGGCGTGATCAGCCCCCACGCGACGATCTTTGCGACCGTGCCCGCCGACAAGGCCGAGCAGACCGACGAGCCGCGCCTGACCGTCGGGTTCGCGATGTCCGAGCACCTGCTGCCCGAGGAGATCGGGTACACCTCGATGGTCTCCAAGGTCGCGGATGCCGTGAGGGTCGCCATGGAGCGCGCCGGCATCACCGACCCCGCCGACGTGCACTACGTGCAGACCAAGACCCCGCTGCTGACCATCCACACGATCCGGGACGCGAAGGCCCGCGGCAAGCAGGTGTGGACCGAGCACACCCACGAGTCGATGGACCTGTCCAACGGCTGCACCGCGCTCGGAATCGCCGTCGCCCTCGGTGAGATCGAGATGCCGACCGATGCCGACGTCATGCACAACCGCGAGCTGTTCTCGTCGGTGGCCTCGTGCTCCTCGGGCGTCGAGCTCGACCAGGCGCAGGTCGTCGTCGTCGGCAATGCCCGCGGTGTCGGTGGCCGCTACCGCATCGGCCACTCGGTGATGAACGACGCCCTCGACCAGGACGGCATCTGGGCGGCGATCAAGGATGCCGGCCTCGACCTCCCCGAGCGCCCGCACCGCAGTGACATCGACGGCCGCCTGGTCAACGTCTTCCTCAAGTGCGAGGCCAGCCTCGACGGGCAGGTCGCCGGCCGTCGCAACGCGATGCTCGACGACTCCGACGTGCACTGGCACCGCCAGATCAAGTCGTGCGTCGGTGGCGTCACGGCCTCGGCAACGGGCGACCCGGCAGTGTTCGTGTCGGTGTCGGCCGCGCACCAGGGCCCCGAGGGTGGCGGCCCGGTCGCGGCGATCGTCGACCTGGGCTCGGGTGAGCCGACGGGGTACCGCCCCCCGACGCGCTGA
- a CDS encoding DUF418 domain-containing protein, giving the protein MALGGLALAAVLRQVTRLPQAWVVAGALFAASLAAYRIGAGTASGSAAYSGTTAEVIGATLLATGSVVASFIMLALAERISLRRVLAPLLAAGRLALTAYTLQILWLALLSALRDGAPDDQWWILGSSLVVVGGSWLLERLMGTGPLEWLIHVLRPRPLGSSVSARSDGSR; this is encoded by the coding sequence ATGGCGCTCGGGGGCCTGGCCCTGGCGGCTGTCCTGCGTCAGGTGACGCGCCTGCCGCAGGCGTGGGTCGTGGCAGGGGCGCTGTTCGCAGCGAGCCTGGCGGCCTACCGCATCGGCGCGGGCACGGCATCCGGCTCGGCCGCGTACAGCGGCACCACTGCCGAGGTCATCGGCGCGACGCTGCTCGCAACGGGGAGCGTGGTCGCGTCGTTCATCATGCTGGCCCTGGCCGAGCGGATCTCGCTGCGCCGGGTGCTCGCCCCGCTGCTCGCGGCAGGGCGCCTGGCGCTCACCGCCTACACCCTGCAGATCCTGTGGCTCGCGCTGCTGTCAGCGCTGCGCGACGGTGCGCCGGACGACCAGTGGTGGATCCTCGGGTCGAGCCTCGTCGTCGTCGGTGGGTCGTGGCTGCTGGAGCGACTCATGGGAACGGGGCCGCTGGAGTGGCTGATCCACGTCCTGCGGCCCCGTCCTCTGGGGAGTTCGGTCAGTGCGCGAAGTGACGGGTCCCGGTGA
- the purH gene encoding bifunctional phosphoribosylaminoimidazolecarboxamide formyltransferase/IMP cyclohydrolase — protein sequence MAVEVSTPGPTQDVRPVRRALISVFDKAGLEDLVRGLHEAGVALVSTGGSAALIESLGLPVTKVEQLTGFPECLEGRVKTLHPLVHAGILADTRKPDHVAQLGELGVEAFDLVVVNLYPFADTVASGAAADQIVENIDIGGPSMVRAAAKNHPSVAVVTDPSTYGDVLDAVRAGGFTFAQRQRLAAQAFVHTATYDVAVASWMGNAYTDTSDGTGFPAWAGATWDKAAVLRYGENPHQQAALYTNGFQPQPGLAQAIQLHGKEMSYNNYIDADAAVRAAYDHGDQPTVAVIKHGNPCGIAVGTDIAQAHRKAHECDPVSAFGGIIATNRPVTLEMARTVADIFTEVVVAPGFDDDALEVLTAKKNVRLLQCAAPGRGGVETRPISGGLLMQQRDGVDAVVRGDDDTVTGGDDVANWRLVSGDPADDATLADLQFAWRAVRAVKSNAILLAREGGSVGIGMGQVNRVDSCHLAVSRAGEDRARGAVAASDAFFPFADGLQVLLDAGVRAVVAPGGSMRDAEVIEAAQGAGVTMYFTGTRHFAH from the coding sequence ATGGCTGTCGAAGTGTCCACCCCCGGCCCCACGCAGGACGTCCGGCCGGTGCGCCGCGCCCTGATCTCGGTGTTCGACAAGGCAGGGCTGGAGGACCTCGTCCGCGGCCTGCACGAGGCCGGTGTCGCCCTGGTCTCCACCGGTGGTTCGGCCGCCCTCATCGAGTCGCTCGGCCTGCCCGTCACCAAGGTCGAGCAGCTCACCGGCTTCCCCGAGTGCCTCGAGGGCCGGGTCAAGACGCTGCACCCGCTCGTGCACGCCGGCATCCTCGCCGACACCCGCAAGCCCGACCACGTCGCCCAGCTGGGCGAGCTCGGTGTGGAGGCCTTCGACCTGGTCGTCGTCAACCTCTACCCGTTCGCCGACACCGTGGCGTCGGGCGCTGCGGCCGACCAGATCGTCGAGAACATCGACATCGGCGGCCCGTCGATGGTGCGCGCCGCAGCCAAGAACCACCCCAGCGTCGCCGTCGTCACCGACCCGTCGACCTACGGCGACGTGCTGGATGCCGTGCGCGCCGGCGGCTTCACGTTCGCCCAGCGCCAGCGCCTCGCGGCGCAGGCGTTCGTGCACACCGCGACCTATGACGTGGCCGTCGCCTCGTGGATGGGCAACGCCTACACAGACACCTCGGACGGGACCGGCTTCCCGGCCTGGGCCGGCGCGACCTGGGACAAGGCTGCGGTGCTGCGTTACGGCGAGAACCCGCACCAGCAGGCAGCCCTGTACACCAATGGTTTCCAGCCCCAGCCCGGCCTTGCGCAGGCGATCCAGCTCCACGGCAAGGAGATGTCGTACAACAACTACATCGACGCAGACGCCGCCGTGCGGGCCGCCTACGACCACGGTGACCAGCCCACGGTGGCCGTGATCAAGCACGGCAACCCCTGCGGCATCGCCGTCGGCACCGACATCGCGCAGGCCCACCGCAAGGCCCACGAGTGTGACCCGGTGTCGGCGTTCGGCGGCATCATCGCCACCAACCGCCCCGTCACGCTCGAGATGGCGCGCACCGTCGCCGACATCTTCACCGAGGTCGTCGTCGCCCCCGGGTTCGACGACGATGCCCTCGAGGTGCTCACGGCGAAGAAGAACGTCCGCCTCCTGCAGTGCGCGGCTCCCGGCCGCGGTGGCGTGGAGACGCGCCCGATCAGCGGCGGCCTGCTCATGCAGCAGCGCGATGGTGTCGACGCCGTGGTGCGCGGCGACGACGACACGGTCACCGGCGGCGACGACGTGGCGAACTGGCGCCTGGTCTCCGGCGACCCGGCCGACGACGCGACCCTGGCAGACCTCCAGTTCGCCTGGCGGGCGGTGCGCGCGGTGAAGTCCAACGCCATCCTGCTCGCCCGCGAGGGGGGATCGGTCGGCATCGGCATGGGCCAGGTCAACCGGGTCGACTCCTGCCACCTCGCCGTCTCACGCGCCGGTGAGGACCGCGCACGAGGTGCCGTGGCGGCATCCGACGCGTTCTTCCCGTTCGCCGACGGGCTCCAGGTGCTGCTCGACGCCGGTGTTCGCGCCGTCGTCGCCCCCGGTGGGTCGATGCGCGACGCCGAGGTGATCGAGGCTGCTCAGGGCGCCGGCGTGACCATGTACTTCACCGGGACCCGTCACTTCGCGCACTGA
- a CDS encoding nucleoside deaminase — translation MNDGQMWLDRAVDLAVENVALDGGPFGAVIVRDGVVLGEGANRVTADLDPTAHAEVVAIRNACWQVGDFALVGATIYASCEPCPLCLASSLWARLDAVVFAADRHAAAAAGFDDAVFHALFDAAPDSGAWPLRREHHPTARSEEPFDAWRARLDRNAY, via the coding sequence ATGAACGATGGCCAGATGTGGTTGGACCGCGCCGTTGACCTGGCCGTCGAGAACGTCGCCCTCGACGGCGGGCCCTTCGGGGCCGTGATCGTGCGTGACGGCGTGGTCCTCGGCGAAGGCGCCAACCGGGTCACCGCCGACCTCGACCCCACCGCCCACGCCGAGGTCGTGGCCATCAGGAACGCCTGCTGGCAGGTCGGCGACTTCGCCCTCGTGGGCGCGACGATCTACGCCTCGTGCGAGCCGTGCCCGCTCTGCCTCGCCTCGTCCCTCTGGGCGCGACTCGATGCCGTCGTCTTCGCCGCGGATCGGCACGCTGCGGCCGCCGCAGGGTTCGACGATGCGGTCTTCCACGCCCTGTTCGACGCCGCGCCCGATTCGGGGGCGTGGCCGCTGCGCCGCGAGCACCACCCGACGGCACGGTCCGAGGAGCCGTTCGACGCCTGGCGGGCCAGGCTCGACCGCAATGCCTACTGA
- a CDS encoding carbamate kinase, with amino-acid sequence MRVVLALGGNAMTAPDGSATPAAQIAAVEVAMTAAARLVAAGHELVITHGNGPQVGNLLVKNELAAHVVPPVPLDWCGAQTQGTLGFTILDALDDALAATGARRPVAAIVTRTLVDRDDPGFTHPTKPIGRYLSHAQAQPMIEHGQVWQDRGEKGWRRVVASPEPLEVLDVPALLTLLEAGHVVVAAGGGGIPVVRDAAGRLRGVEAVIDKDLTAGLLARTIGADVLVIATDVDHAAVDWGTPSQRDLGRVTVSQLRAHAADGQFASGSMGPKVDAALRFVVGGGPRSVITSLTHITDAVEGSFGTVVDPD; translated from the coding sequence ATGCGGGTAGTCCTCGCGCTGGGCGGCAACGCGATGACCGCGCCCGACGGCAGCGCGACGCCGGCAGCCCAGATCGCTGCCGTCGAGGTCGCCATGACCGCGGCGGCCCGTCTCGTCGCTGCCGGTCACGAGCTCGTCATCACCCACGGCAACGGCCCCCAGGTGGGCAACCTGCTGGTCAAGAACGAGCTCGCCGCCCACGTCGTCCCGCCGGTGCCGCTCGACTGGTGCGGTGCCCAGACCCAGGGCACCCTCGGCTTCACGATCCTCGATGCCCTCGACGACGCCCTCGCTGCCACTGGCGCGCGTCGCCCTGTGGCAGCCATCGTCACCCGCACCCTCGTCGACCGTGACGACCCCGGGTTCACCCACCCGACGAAGCCCATCGGTCGCTACCTCAGCCACGCGCAGGCCCAGCCGATGATCGAGCACGGCCAGGTCTGGCAGGACCGCGGCGAGAAGGGCTGGCGCCGGGTCGTCGCCTCCCCCGAACCCCTCGAGGTGCTCGACGTGCCGGCCCTGCTCACCCTGCTCGAGGCCGGCCACGTCGTCGTCGCGGCGGGTGGGGGCGGCATCCCCGTCGTGCGCGATGCCGCTGGTCGGCTGCGCGGTGTCGAGGCCGTCATCGACAAGGACCTCACCGCTGGCCTGCTCGCCCGCACCATCGGCGCCGACGTCCTCGTCATCGCCACCGACGTCGACCACGCCGCCGTCGACTGGGGCACCCCCAGCCAGCGCGACCTCGGCCGCGTCACGGTCTCGCAGCTTCGGGCCCACGCCGCCGACGGCCAGTTCGCGTCGGGGTCGATGGGCCCCAAGGTGGACGCCGCCCTCCGCTTCGTCGTCGGCGGCGGGCCGCGCAGCGTCATCACGTCCCTCACCCACATCACCGACGCCGTCGAGGGCAGCTTCGGCACCGTCGTCGACCCCGACTGA
- a CDS encoding DUF6326 family protein: protein MSTSSPTAALEDLRMPVEARLAAAWTSFMFLYVYVDHLSLYKPGVLDELLAGRVHEFDTGPTFVAMGLTLVAVPILMIVCSMTLPARVNRVANLVVASLYLPITVYNVAGEPMSYAFFYALSIGLEVLLLAYIAWSAWAWPRVAAPAAGAAGAGLPTGKSANSPVG, encoded by the coding sequence ATGAGCACGTCCAGCCCCACCGCCGCCCTGGAGGACCTGCGAATGCCCGTGGAGGCCAGGCTCGCCGCAGCCTGGACGAGCTTCATGTTCCTCTACGTCTACGTCGACCACCTCTCGCTGTACAAGCCCGGAGTCCTCGACGAGCTGCTGGCCGGGCGGGTGCACGAGTTCGACACCGGCCCGACCTTCGTCGCCATGGGGCTCACGCTCGTGGCCGTCCCGATCCTCATGATCGTGTGCTCGATGACCCTGCCGGCCCGGGTGAACCGCGTGGCCAACCTCGTCGTCGCATCGCTCTACCTGCCGATCACCGTGTACAACGTCGCGGGCGAACCGATGTCGTACGCCTTCTTCTACGCCCTGTCCATCGGTCTCGAGGTGCTGCTGCTGGCCTACATCGCGTGGTCGGCCTGGGCCTGGCCGCGCGTTGCGGCCCCGGCCGCCGGGGCCGCCGGGGCGGGCCTGCCAACCGGCAAGAGTGCCAACTCCCCGGTTGGCTGA